A part of bacterium genomic DNA contains:
- a CDS encoding Gfo/Idh/MocA family oxidoreductase yields the protein MAKDPLRWGILGAAAIARRAIVPAIQSAGDMVVAVGTTHVEKGNTFARDFGIETVYDSYQAVVDDPRIEAVYIPLPNHLHYPWTVAAARAGKHILCEKPLALNVAQAEEMLTKCRGAGVVLAEAVFFRHHPRLALLKQMLDEGMIGSVRHLSFSFSFHLPDGPNIRWEPGLGGGVLYDTGSHGISLIRFLLDKEPLQVSAVMHKRHGVDVTTAASLLFPDDATASVYVSFNAGDQQSLTLIGTTGLMRVPRPIATWMVGGPVPGPARPFILERNGEETVMPTPAPINAYEEMVKSFKRSVRSGDPVFLRAEDGIANLRVIEACQTSSSSGRPEVLSSP from the coding sequence ATGGCGAAGGACCCGCTGCGGTGGGGCATTCTCGGTGCGGCCGCAATCGCCCGACGGGCGATCGTGCCAGCCATCCAATCAGCTGGTGATATGGTCGTCGCGGTTGGCACGACTCACGTAGAGAAAGGTAATACCTTTGCACGGGACTTTGGGATCGAGACGGTCTACGATTCCTACCAAGCCGTGGTTGATGACCCTCGGATCGAAGCCGTCTACATTCCCTTGCCTAATCACCTTCATTACCCGTGGACGGTTGCAGCGGCTCGTGCAGGAAAGCACATCTTATGCGAAAAGCCACTGGCACTCAACGTCGCTCAGGCCGAAGAAATGCTGACAAAGTGTCGGGGAGCGGGTGTCGTACTCGCTGAAGCAGTCTTCTTCAGACATCATCCGCGCCTCGCGCTGCTTAAGCAAATGCTTGACGAAGGGATGATTGGTTCCGTCAGGCACCTGAGTTTCAGTTTCTCATTCCACCTTCCCGACGGGCCGAACATCCGTTGGGAACCTGGCCTTGGTGGAGGAGTTCTCTACGATACCGGCTCCCATGGTATTAGTCTAATCCGGTTTCTGCTGGACAAGGAGCCTCTTCAAGTATCCGCGGTGATGCACAAGCGACACGGCGTCGACGTAACTACCGCGGCGAGCCTCCTGTTTCCCGATGACGCAACGGCGAGTGTCTACGTTAGCTTCAACGCTGGTGATCAGCAGTCTCTCACTCTGATTGGCACCACTGGGCTCATGAGAGTGCCTCGACCGATCGCCACCTGGATGGTGGGAGGTCCCGTCCCGGGGCCGGCGCGCCCGTTCATTCTTGAACGGAATGGGGAAGAAACGGTAATGCCAACGCCGGCCCCTATTAACGCCTACGAAGAGATGGTGAAGTCTTTCAAGCGGTCGGTCCGCAGCGGCGATCCCGTATTCTTGCGCGCGGAAGACGGAATCGCAAATCTCCGAGTAATCGAAGCGTGTCAGACTTCGTCATCGAGCGGACGCCCGGAAGTGCTATCTTCGCCGTGA
- a CDS encoding thiamine pyrophosphate-dependent enzyme — MGGRSERPEDIPAVVREAFRQLRTGRARPVAIEVAPDVLQASADVASVARVEVARQEGDPEVVERAAKVLGRAKRPSIFVGGGVLRSGASEPLLHLAEMLEAPVIMSSSGKGAISDRHRLAQSMVAAEDLLPAADVVLIVGTRFLQPAFSTWGPRDGQTLIQIDVDPEEIGRNSPVAIGIVADALWGLTELLKRAPRHNGSRSSRRDELADAKQKADTRLATLEPLRSYALAIREAVPDDGVVVTDLTQVGYWSCFGGFPVYEPRTLITSGYQGTLGFAFPTALGARVGAPEKKVVSISGDGGFMYNVQEMSTMVRHGLNVVAIVFNDNAFGNVRRSQKESFGGREVASDLRNPDFARLAELFGVEGRRAESPRALQAALQDALGRDRPGLIEVPLGEMPNPWPVIRAGSRE; from the coding sequence GTGGGCGGCCGCAGCGAGCGCCCCGAAGATATCCCGGCGGTCGTTCGCGAGGCGTTCCGGCAGCTGCGGACCGGCCGCGCGCGCCCGGTGGCGATCGAGGTCGCACCGGACGTGCTCCAGGCGTCGGCGGATGTCGCGTCCGTGGCCCGCGTGGAAGTTGCGCGGCAGGAAGGTGATCCCGAAGTCGTCGAACGGGCCGCTAAGGTGCTCGGGCGCGCCAAGCGGCCGAGCATCTTCGTCGGCGGCGGGGTTCTGCGATCGGGCGCGTCGGAGCCGCTTCTGCACCTCGCCGAGATGCTCGAGGCTCCGGTCATCATGTCCAGCAGCGGCAAGGGTGCGATCTCGGACCGTCACCGACTGGCCCAGAGCATGGTGGCGGCCGAGGATCTGCTGCCGGCGGCGGACGTCGTGCTCATCGTGGGCACCCGGTTTCTCCAACCGGCGTTCTCGACGTGGGGACCCCGCGACGGACAGACGCTCATCCAGATCGATGTCGATCCCGAAGAGATCGGGCGGAACAGCCCTGTAGCGATCGGGATTGTTGCCGATGCCCTTTGGGGCCTCACCGAACTGCTCAAGCGTGCCCCGCGTCACAACGGCAGTCGGTCCTCCCGCAGAGACGAACTCGCGGACGCGAAGCAGAAGGCAGACACGCGCCTAGCCACGCTGGAGCCGCTGCGGTCATACGCGCTCGCGATCCGTGAAGCGGTGCCGGACGACGGCGTCGTGGTTACCGACCTCACCCAGGTCGGCTATTGGTCGTGTTTTGGCGGGTTTCCCGTCTACGAACCTCGGACCTTGATCACGTCAGGGTACCAAGGGACGCTGGGGTTTGCGTTTCCGACCGCGCTCGGCGCGCGAGTCGGCGCGCCGGAGAAGAAGGTCGTCTCGATCAGCGGGGACGGCGGCTTCATGTACAACGTGCAAGAGATGTCCACGATGGTCCGGCACGGGCTCAATGTGGTGGCGATTGTCTTCAACGACAATGCTTTCGGCAACGTCCGCCGCAGCCAAAAAGAGTCTTTTGGCGGGCGAGAGGTTGCGTCGGACCTTCGGAACCCGGATTTCGCCCGCCTGGCGGAGTTGTTTGGCGTCGAGGGGCGGCGTGCAGAGAGTCCAAGGGCGCTCCAGGCCGCGCTTCAGGATGCGCTCGGCCGCGATCGCCCCGGGCTGATCGAAGTGCCGCTCGGCGAGATGCCCAACCCCTGGCCGGTGATCCGGGCAGGGTCGCGCGAATAG